One stretch of Nicotiana tabacum cultivar K326 chromosome 18, ASM71507v2, whole genome shotgun sequence DNA includes these proteins:
- the LOC107832778 gene encoding allene oxide synthase 2, chloroplastic-like translates to MAVATATATLSSSSVFPLHSLHQQFPSKYFTVRPITVSLSEKIPAVTQSSELTKLPIRKIPGDYGLPLIGPWKDRQDYFYNQGKEEFFRSRIQKYKSTVFKTNMPPGNFISSNPNVVVLLDGKSFPTLFDISKVEKKDLFTGTFMPSTELTGGYRVLSYLDPSEPNHEKLKKLLFFLLTSRRDYIIPQFHESYTELFKTLEKEMEKNGKADLNSANDQAAFNFLAKSLYGANPVETKLGTDGPTLIGKWVLFQLHPLLTLGLPKVLDDFLLHNFRLPPALVKKDYQRLYDFFYESSTTVLNEAENFGISRDEACHNLLFATCFNSFGGMKIFFPNMLKWIARAGVELHIRLANEIRSAVKSAGGKITMSAMEKMPVMKSVVYEALRIDPPVASQYGRAKRDLMIESHDAVFEVKKGELLFGYQPFATKDPKSFDRPDEFVPDRFVGEEGEKLLKHVLWSNGPETESPTVENKQCAGKDFVVLVSRLLVTEFFLRYDTLDIDVGTSPLGAKITITSLKMIGVGTEI, encoded by the coding sequence ATGGCAgtagcaacagcaacagcaacattATCTTCGTCTTCTGTTTTTCCTCTCCATTCTCTTCACCAACAGTTTCCATCAAAATACTTCACTGTTCGTCCCATTACAGTCTCTTTATCCGAAAAAATACCAGCAGTGACACAATCGTCTGAGCTCACAAAATTACCGATCCGTAAAATTCCCGGCGATTATGGTCTTCCTTTAATTGGTCCATGGAAAGATAGACAAGATTATTTTTACAATCAAGGTAAAGAAGAATTCTTCAGATCaagaattcaaaaatacaaatctACTGTATTTAAAACCAATATGCCACCTGGAAATTTCATTTCTTCCAATCCAAACGTTGTCGTTTTGCTCGACGGCAAGAGTTTTCCGACCCTCTTCGACATTTCTAAAGTCGAGAAAAAGGATCTCTTCACCGGAACTTTCATGCCGTCGACTGAACTCACCGGCGGTTATCGTGTTCTTTCTTATCTCGATCCTTCTGAACCGAAccatgaaaaattaaaaaagctcctcttttttcttcttactTCTCGTCGTGATTACATAATACCCCAGTTTCACGAAAGCTATACGGAGCTGTTTAAAACCCTAGAAAAGGAAATGGAGAAAAATGGTAAAGCTGATTTAAACTCAGCTAATGATCAAGCCGCGTTTAATTTCTTGGCTAAATCATTGTACGGAGCGAACCCAGTTGAGACTAAGCTCGGAACTGATGGTCCCACATTGATCGGAAAATGGGTGTTGTTTCAGCTTCATCCTTTGCTCACTCTTGGTCTTCCGAAGGTTCTAGACGACTTTCTCCTCCATAATTTCCGGTTACCGCCAGCTCTAGTGAAGAAAGATTACCAGAGACTCTACGATTTCTTCTATGAGAGCTCCACTACTGTGCTAAACGAAgctgaaaattttggtatttcgcGCGACGAAGCTTGTCATAACCTTCTCTTCGCTACGTGTTTCAATTCCTTTGGCGGGATGAAGATTTTCTTTCCTAATATGCTGAAATGGATAGCTAGAGCAGGAGTAGAGCTCCATATCCGGTTAGCGAACGAGATCCGATCCGCCGTAAAATCCGCCGGCGGGAAGATCACGATGTCGGCGATGGAGAAAATGCCTGTGATGAAATCGGTTGTATACGAGGCTTTACGAATTGATCCACCAGTTGCTTCGCAATACGGGAGAGCCAAACGTGACCTTATGATCGAATCACACGACGCCGTTTTTGAGGTGAAGAAAGGTGAATTGTTATTCGGGTACCAACCGTTTGCGACGAAGGATCCGAAGAGTTTTGACCGACCCGATGAGTTCGTACCCGATCGGTTCGTAGGTGAAGAAGGGGAAAAGCTATTGAAACATGTATTATGGTCTAACGGACCTGAAACGGAGAGTCCGACGGTGGAGAATAAACAATGTGCTGGAAAGGATTTTGTGGTGCTGGTTTCGAGATTGTTAGTAACGGAGTTTTTTCTCCGTTATGACACGTTGGATATCGACGTCGGCACGTCGCCGTTAGGAGCTAAGATTACTATAACTTCTTTGAAGATGATCGGAGTTGGAACGGAAATTTGA